A window of Chloroflexota bacterium genomic DNA:
AGTCGCCCGGTGCGGCTGGCTCGCTGGCCGACGATGCCGGTGAGCCGGACGGAGGCGCCCTTCGGCAGGTCCGCCGTCCCGATCCCGGAGGAGGCGTCGGCCATGACGAGGACACGTCTGCCACTGACGGGATCGAGGACCGCCAGCGACAGGCCGCCGCCCGAGACCCGCCTCGGACCCGAATCGATGGTCGCCACCAGGACGACGAGACGCGCCTCCACCGATTCGCCGAGATCCAGCGACGTGATCGAGAGCGGGAGCGGGGGCGGCGAGGAACCGAGGACGAGCAGCCCGGCAGAGGTCGGGCGGACCTCGAGCTGGCCGTACGGTGCGGCGGTCCTCCCGACGACCTCCACGAGCGACCCGCGCACGAGTCCCGCGGCGCCATCCGGCGATCGCACGACGATCGCTCCGGAGGCATCCGCGATCGAGAAGAGCCGCAGACTCCCGAGACGCCGCGTCTCGGCCGTGACGACACCTCGGACACGGACCTGGGTGCCGACCGCGAGGGCGCGAGCGTCGGCGATCGCCTGGACCGGGTCCGTCGGTGCGGGAGTCGGCGCCGGAGTTGCCGTTGGAGTCGGCGCCGGAGTTGCCGTTGGAGTCGGCGCCGGAGTCGGAGTGGGCGTGGGTTCGGGTGTCGGACTCGGTGTCGGCGTGGGCTCGGGCGTCGCTGTCGGCGTGGGCTCGGGTGTGGGACTCGGTGTCGGCGTGGGCTCGGGTGTGGGGGTCGGCGTCGGCTCGGCGACCAAGAGATCGCCAGGCAGCGTTCCGTAGACCCGGTACCCGCTCGCGCCGGTCCCCGAGCTGTCACGCTGGCCGATCGGCCCGCGGACTGTGACGCTCGATCCTCGCCCGACCGTCAGCCCGCCGACGGCGGCCGGCGTGACGACGACGCGCACGGATCCGGACCCATCGTCGATGAGGAGTCCGGTCCCGTCCGCGAGCGTCGACGGGGCCTCCAGAACGATCCCGGTAACCGTGGCGCGGCGGCCCTCAACGGATTCGGAGACCGTTCCGGAGGCGAGGACGATCGGGTCCGGGAGCGCCGCCGACCCGACGACGGCCGAGGGATCGAACGAGGCGCGAAGTGTCCGCTGGCCATATCGATCGTCGATGGACCCACCGATCCGGAGCACGGTCCCGGCGGCCACACCCGGCCCGGCGGCCGTGTCGAGGTAGATCGCCATACCACCGGTCGAATCCTGGATGAACGCCGTGCGTCCAGATTCGAGGACGCCGAGTTCCGTCGTGAGGACACCCTCGATGATCACGGACGACCCGTCGGGAAGCGTCCGTGCGACCGCGATCGAGGAGATGGAGGGCGTTGGGGTCGGCGTTGGGGTCGGCGTGGGGGTTGGCGTGTGCTGCGGGGTGGGCGTGGGAGTCGGCGTGGGAGTCGGCGTCGGCGCAGGGGTCGGCGTGGGCTCCGGCGTCGGCGCAGGGGTCGGCGTCGGGGTTGGTGTCGGCGTGGGGATCGGTGTCGGCTCCGGCGTCGGCGTCGGCGTCGGCTGCGATGTCGGCGTGGGAGTCGGACTTGGCGTCGGGCTCGGCGCATCCGACGGTGCGGGCGGCGCGGCAAGGTTCTGGGCGACCGGCGCGGCCTGGATCGCCAGATCGCTTGCGTTGTCGTTGGTGTCCTCACCGTTCCCGGCGGCGCCGCCGGGTCCCCGTTCGATGCTCGATCGAGCCGGAGGCGCGGGCGCCGCCGTTCCTTCGACGAACGCGTTCGTCGCGTCGCCCCAGCCGACTGCATCGATGGGCGTGCCGCCGACGGGCCGGATGACGATCGCGCCGCCGGTGGCGGCGATGCCACCGCTGTAGGTCGCATCCGCGGACGCCGCGAACACCCCAAGGACGTTGGCGACGAGGAGGTGCTGTCCAGGCGCCAGCGGCCGCGACGCGCTCCAGCTGACCTTGCGGGTGACCGTCGCCCCCGACGAAGTGGCATAGACGACCTCGAGACCCTCGAGATCAACCGCCACGGAGCCGGCGTTCGTCAATTCGACGTACTCGTCCGAGGCGGACGACCCGCCGGTCACCACTTCGGCGATGAGCAGCGACGCCGGCGGCCAGCCGACCGCGGCAGCGGGCGCCGCATCCTCCGCTCCTCGCCCGGTGCCGCCGATCGTCGTCCCGGCAAGGAGCGCGACGAGAAGGACGAGACTGCACACGAGACGCCGGGCACGAACCATCGAACGACCTCCCGGCGGGTCTCGGGGGGCGGGTGCGAGCTCATGCGTTGTACGCTGACCGACTCACCGGCGACTCACCGGCGACTCACCGGGGACTCACCGCCGTGTGCCGGACCGCTGGCCCGGACTCACCGCCGACGTAGCTGCGACGCGCCGCAACCACCCGAACGACGGCACGGCCCCTGCGCCTCGACTACCATGCGCGAGAACCATCGCAGAGGAGGGACCGTGGCCCGCGCCAAAAGGACCGATCGCGCCGAAGCGCGCCGCCGCTACCGGGCGGAGGCCGCGGAGGCTGCCGCGACCGAGATCCCGGATGACGACGAGGCCGCCCCCGCGGGAGCGGCCGGGGCGAGGCCCGGTTCGGCCGCAGCGAGGAGTTCGGCAACCGGCGGCCCGACACCGCGACCCGGCTTCCTCGGCGCCTTCCGGAGCGCGTATCACGTCGCCGATATCCGCGGCGACCTCCGCGCACTGCCGGGTCTCGTCCGCGGTCGAGCGTTCCTCGTGTCGAGCGGGCTCATCGTCGCGACCCTCGTCGTCGCCGTCGCCACCACCGGGGTCCCGAACGCCGTCACCGCCCTCGTGGTGGCCCTGTTCCTCGGTCCGTTGCCGATCGGTGCGATCTACGCGGCCGGAGCCCTCGCGCCGCGAGCCTCGTACCTGCTCGGCGCGATCGCCTCGTTCCTCGGGACACTCGGCCTGGTCATCTACGCGGTCACCGTGACCCGGAGTGTCCCCTCGATCGCCGACGTCGTCTACGCCTTCGTCTTCTACACGGTCTTCGGCGGCGTCATCGGCGCCGGCCTCGGCTTCTACCGACGGCTCCTCCGGGCGCTCAATCCCACGCCGGATCGGCGGCCCTCACAACGTCCGAGGAATGGAGCGAAGGCAGGAGCGAAGGCTCGCTGAGGCACCTCGAGGCGTCCCGGGCGCGTTGACCCGCGCACGCCGCGATCGGATGGCCGCACGATCGTGACGCCGTCATCGTCCGCCCGGCACCTGCCGGCGCTCGCGTCGCCCGCCTTCCGCATCCTGCTCGTCGGGGTCTTCGTGTCGAACGTCGGCACGTGGATGCAGGTCACCGCCCTCGGCTGGCTCGTCCTCCGCCTCACCGGTTCGGCCGGATCACTCGGCCTTGCCGCCTTCGCGGGCAGCGCGCCGGCGCTGCTCCTGACGCTCTACGCCGGCGCCCTCGCCGACCGCGTCGACCAGCGCCGGATCCTGCTATGGACCCAGGTGGCGCTCGCCCTGTTCGCCGGACTCCTCGCCGTGCTCGTCCAGGCGGACGCGATCCTGTTCTGGCACGTGCTCGTGCTCGCGGTCCTGGCCGGCATCGCGAATGCCCTCGCCAGCCCCGCGTTCCAGGCCATCGTGCCCGGGATGGTCGATCGGTCCGCCCTGGGCAACGCCATCGCGCTCAACAGCGCTCAGTTCAACCTCGCGCGGATCGTGGGACCGGCGGTGGCGGGCATCCTCATCGGCGTCGTCGGCGAGGCCGCGAGCTTCTGGCTCAATGCGGCCAGCTTCGGGGCCGTCATCGTCGCCCTGCTCGCCATCCGGATGCCGACCCAGGCGGCCATCACGCACGATCAGGCGGGCTTCTGGTCGAACCTCGGCGAGGGCATCGACTACGTCCGGGAACGGCGCCAGCTCGTCGCGTTGCTCCTGCTCGCCGCCGCGCCGGCCGTCCTCATCCTGCCGTACCTGGCGCTGCTGCCGATCTTCGCCGCCGACCTCGGCATCGGTGCCGCCGGTCTCGGGCTCCTGACCGCCTCGATCGGCATCGGGGCCCTGGTCGGTGCGATCGGCGTGGCGCTCCTCCGCAGGGACGGCGCGAGCGGACGGACCGTCGCCGTCGGGCTTACGCTCATGGCTCTCACGGTGGCGGTCTTCGCGGTGTCGCGGAACCTGCTCGTGACCTGCGGGGCGCTCGCCATCCTCGGCGCCTCCCAGGTCGCGTACTACACGGGCACGAACACGCTGGTCCAGCTCCTCTCGCCGGCCCGGCTCCGGGGACGGATCCTCAGCTTCTACGTCCTCACCTCCATCGGCGTCTCGCCGCTCGGGAGCCTCGTCGCGGGAGGCGTGGCGGAGGTCATCGGCGCGCCGCTGACGCTCGTCGCCGGCGGCGGCCTGACGATCATCGCCCTGGGAGTGGTGCTCGCCTGGTACCCGGATCTGTGGCGCCTCAGGGTCGCGGCCGTCGAGACGCCGGAGGGCGCCCTCCGGCCGGTGACGGAGGCCGATCGACCACCGGACCGATAGGCGCGGACGCGTCAGCCGGCCTCAGCCGGATCGACCCGTGCCGGGTCAGCCGAGCCGCCGCATCCCCGCGTGGCCGGGGATTTCGTAAGAACGCCAGACAGGCGGTCGTCGGGCGCGCGCCTGACCGGAACAGATCGTCGGCTGGAGCGATTGCGCCTGACAACTCAGGGGCCAATGCGCGGGGAACGGCGAGGCGAACCCTGATCGGCCCGACCCGATCGAGCGGGGGAACGAGCCGCCCAAGAACCCGATGTCCGCGGGCTGCTCCGCAGCGAGGCCCGCTGGACCCCACCAGCCGTCGGCACCCGCCGCATACAAGCCGGGCCAGCGGCTCCGATCGAGCGGGGTCGGATCCCAGGCGAGGGACCAGACGTTCGGGCGGACCCGGAGGAGCCAGCTCGCGATGATGTCGTCTTGGGTCAACGCGTCGAGCGAGCGGAGCCTCCGGGCATACCAGCGGCGCCACCGGACGAGAGAGCGGGCGTCGTCAGTCAAGGGAAAGAACGCGGTCGGAGGATCGCATGGGATCGAAGTTTGAAGTCGCCAAGCACGCGGCGGCCGGGCACGAAGTGGAGTGACCCGCTCGGTCCTCCGCGAGCGGTTCGCGGAGGCGACTGCGAGACGCTCGACGATCCCGCGATAAGCGCCCTCAATCTCGGCACGGAGCGTCCGCCCTGCATACGACCGATCGATGACGGCACAGCGTCGACGCGCCGCACGAGATCCTCGTGGCCGACCGCGAATCGCACGGGAGACCATCGTCCAGCGGGCGCAATGGCACGTCCCGAAAGGGCAGCCCTGCCTCAGGCTCGCATTCGTGCGGCGGAGAGTCCCCGGCTGACCCGCTCCGAAAGGAGGCGCGGTGCACCCGGTCACCTGTCTCCGAGGTGCCAGCGTCAAATCAGCCTCGCCGTGCGGAGCCGGCTGCGTATAGTCTGCTGGTAACCACCGCAGGAAGAGGGCAAGACCGGCGGGGCACCGGAGGGGTTCGACATGCAGTATGGCGAAGACCGGGGTGCTCACGGGCAGCGGACGGCTCCATCGCGTCGGTCGTTCGCGACCCGGCCCCGGGAGAGCACATGAACGGTACAGGGCGACGGCTTCGGGTGCTCGCATGGGCGGGAGTCACACTACTTACCGCGGCCTGCACGTCCGGTAGGTCGTCGGTGCCGCCCAGTGCGGCTGCCTCTGCTCCAGAGATCACCCCAGCCATGGTAACCGCGGCACCGAACCCCGCTGCTCAGGGGCTCTCGGGCTACCTTGCGATCGCGGGCAACGGCGTCGTCTTCCTGCAGTGGACGCAGGCGGGCGACGGCCTGACGGGTTCGCTCACCATGGCCTACACGCCGTCAAATGACTCGACCACGCTGAAGACCCAGAACGCCGCGTTCACCGGCGTCGTCAACGGATCGTCGGTGACCCTGAGCTTCGCCCAGGGGCTGGGGATCAGCACGACGTGGACCGGCGCGTTCAGCGGGTCTTCGCTGGTGCTGAGCTTCGCGGCCCCCGACGGCAGCTTGTCCACGCTGACGTTCGAACCGGCCACCGTGGCCGACTACAACCGGGCCCTGGCCCACGTGCAGACGCAGGTCCAACAGGCGCAGGCGGCCGCGGCGGCCGACGCGGCCGCACAGCAGCAAGCGCAGGAGCAACAGCAGCAGCAGGCGCAGGAAGAAGGCGCCATCGACTCAGGATCACGGGCGGTGGCAGGCGACATCACAACCGTCGCTGGCGACGTCAGAAGCATGCAGGCGGACCTCGGCCACGTGCCGAACGACCTTGTGAACATGCAGAACGACGTGAGTGCCACGTACAAGGACCTGCAGGCCGTCATCGCGGAAGCCCAGCAGTACCCCAGCGGGAACAACGGCAGCGTCTGCACGGACGCTTCTGGCGTCGGCACCGATGCATCAGGGGTTGCCACGGATGAGTCAGGGATCGAGACCGATGGCTCCGGACTTGCGACGGACATCGACGGCGTCCAGCAGGACATCACGACGCTTCAGCACGACGTCTCAAACCTGCAGGCTGCGGAGGCCGTCCTCCCCTCGTACCAGCCAGCAGGGTTGCCTTCCGCCGCCGCGGTTTCGCAGGCCGTGGCGTCGGCGAACACCGCCGTGGCGGCGGCCAGGCAGACGTTCGCAGGCTACCTCGCGAAGGCCAAGCAGATGGTGGCGACGGCCAACGGGTACGCGGCGGACGCGCAGAACGTCTGCAAGCAGGTCGGCGGGTAGTCCGGGAGAATGGCTGTGATGCGCTAGCTTCGTCGGCTCGCTATCCCGGTACTGGTGGTTGTGCTGGCCGGGTTCGTCTCGACCTGGCAGGCGGGTTCGTCAGGACTCAGCCGGCCCGGCTATGCGGTCGTCGTGCCCCCGCCGACGATCGGCGCAGCCAGTCGGGTGGACCTCGCCGCTCTGCTGCGGACCGGTACCCGCACCCCACCCGCCAGCATCAGCTCCAGGCAGCCAGCCGGGTCGCGCCCCGGCTGGCTGCTTTCGCGGTCACCGGCAACGTCTCCAACACGGTGTCCACGACGGTCGGCACATCCGCCGACTGGTCGGGCTACGTCGTGGGCACGGGTCCCTATACCAGTGTCACCGGGACCTTCACTGTGCCCAATCTCGCCGCCACGCCCACGGAGACCCTCACGTCCGAGCGGGTCTGTCACCTGTCCCTTGACAGGCCGACGACACCACGGGCCAGAACCTCTTTCGGCGCATGGGTTGTCCTAGACATCGGCGCGCAGGCCGCCGAGAGGTCCTCTCGCTCCCAAGTCATCTCGATACGGATGTCACGCTTCGATCGAAGGCATCAGCTTTGCAAGCTCATTCACAAGTTTTCGGAAAGACCGGGAACGCGCGATCGCGGCTTCGACATTAAGGAGCTCCGCAAAGGCGGCCTGATCATCGGTTTCGAGATAGCTTCGCGCGCCCATCTCGCGATCAAGCCTGCCCTTCGGCGAGGCGATCGAATCCGGGTCTGGTGCGGGCGTGGCGGCTGCTCCGATCCCGCGAAGACCGCGAAGTCCCTCGATCCCTCCCAGAATCCAGGACTCGAACTCTTGATTCGCTAAGACGACGCCGACCGGCATCCCCCGTCCGACGGCCTGGGCTCTGGCCTGGAGGCTTGGACCCAGCTCGGCGGGGCAGTCTTCGTCCGCATCGAGAACGATCAATATCGATGCGCACCCTGGCTGAAGCAGCGCCAGCTCGATAGCCTTCTCGAGCTCATCGGGCTTGACCACTCGCTGCCTCTTCACCCGGATTGCTTTCATGCGTGGATAGAGACCGCGCTCCCGTAGCAGCTTCCGAACAAGAACCGGCACGGCCTCCGCATCACCGTGGCCTTCGACGATCGTCACCACTAGGTCAGTCGTGGGCCGGGCGTCCAAAGAGATCCAACTCCGCGTTCAAGTGGACACTGGCCGCCAGGTCTGGATCGAGCGAGTTCGCCCGCAGCAGTTCACCTGCCGAGTAGAGACCGCGCCGGACCGCGGCTCGACTAGCTGCACTTACCGGGCTAATCGATGTTCGGCCCGCGGTGGCCGTGACCACTCGGATCTGCTCATCAGCGATCTTCGGGCTGTCGAGCAGATCCGGACTGTGTGTCGTGATCAGCACCTGACTGCGCTGTTGTCCCTCCAGGAAGGCATCGAGCAGCACATCGAGCGCGCCCGGATGCACCGTCGACTCGGGCTCCTCCACGGCCACGAAGGGGGGCGGAGGCTGCTGATAGATCGCGAGCAAGAGCCCGAAGACCCGAAGTGTTCCATCGGACATGTTCAGCGGTGGGAACGTCCAAGGGTACTGGGTGCCAATCTGTTGCCGGAACTGAAGGGTCTCCTTTGACCCAACACGTTCGTACTCCACGGACGTGGTCCCAGGCACCACCTTACCCAGCAGCCGGCAAAGCCGCTCGTAATCCTCCGTGTTCCGCGCCTTTACTTCTCGCAGCACGGAAGCCGCATTGCTACCGTCCTTCTTCAGGGAGAGGCCCGTGTCCGGGTCCTGAAGCGCTCGAATGTGGTCCGGCACGAGCGAGTAGAACCTCATGCCGGCGATGAAGTCGTAGACGTCCCGGAACTCCTCGGTGGCTGACAGGACGGTCAGTGCCAACCGATCAGGTGCAATGCGCGGGCGGACCCCGCTGGGGGCCTCTTTGAACTCGCCTTCTCGCAGGTCGTAAGCGGCGGAGATGACGCCCTCGGTCGCAATGCGGCACGTCTCCCGCTTAACGACGAAGTCTCCTTGGGAGCGCGCGGCGATCTCGAACGCGTAGCTGGCTATTCGGCGGCCAGTCAGACGCAGGTCGAGCCGGATGCCCATGTTCGTTGGGTGCCCGGCCGAACGCCGACGCACTCCGTCGATTCCGCCGCGCACCTGGACGGCTCTGGCCAACGTCGAGGTGACAGAGTCCGTCACGAATGACAGACAGTCCACGAAGTTACTCTTGCCCGAGCCGTTCGGACCGACCAGCACGGTCAGCTGGCCGAGGTCCACTACCACCTCATCCAGACTGCGAAAGTTGCGAGCCTGGATCTGGAGCAAGGTTGGCTTCCGTTGCGATGACGTTTCCCCTGAATCAAGCTGCGATTGAGGGAGCGAGCTGCGGCCGCCATCACTCGGGGAAGACGATCCCTTCCTCGGTCGATGCTGCCGCGCTGATGTTCGCCGTGACGTTCGCGCATTCGTGACACCGTTGCGGGTCCCTTGGCCAGACACGCTCGGGCGTCGAATCCTCGGAGAGTGTCTCAGTAGGTCGTCGACCTTGGTCACGTCCGCGAACCGCCGAATCCCGAGGTCGACTTGGCGGCGCCACGGTCCGCCCTCGATGCCTCCGCCGCCGCCCAGGCCCGGCAACCGCTGGATGATTAGATGGACGCGACGAAGACGGAGGTCGCTCATGCCGAACCTGGCAGCAAGTTCTTCGCTTCTGATCTCGGCGCCGATACCGGCTTCGAGATAGAGCTGATACGCGAATTGGACGACCGCGAGCGTGTCGGAGAGTTCCTCCGCTTCGCCTGCACACAGCGCAATGCCATGCAAGGTGAGGGAGACCTCGCCGTGGGGTCCCCACTGGACCGCGCCGAGCCCCGGATCTAGGTCCTCCCCAACGGCCACGACATCGAGCCTATCCTTGGCGCGGTCAAGTTCGAGCTGCAGCTCGGACACGTGCGGCCACACGCCGGTCGCGTGGAATCGATCAAATACCAGCTGGAGGAGGTGCAGCTCGTCTGCCGTTGGCCTCTTGGATTCGGACGCGGTCGGCATCGTTCGATATTAGCGTTCCGAGGAATTGCAATTGTGGCCGGGTACTGGGTTCGACCGAGCAGGCATGCGATGTGCCGGCGCGATCGCAGGGTGATTTGGCTCCCTCGTTGGTGCCGCCTCGGGCGCAGCCCGATGAGGCAGATGGTCGCCAACTTTCGCTATGTAGCCAGAAAAGCAGCGACCCACTCTGGGACCACGATTCGAGGTGTGGAACCCGGAGGTTCAAGTCCTCTCGCCCCGACCATAACAACCAAGCGAGCCCCGTTCCAGGCCGCGGCCCATCCCTGAGCCTGCGCCGACGCGCTCGGATGGAGCTGCACCGTGCGGGTGCCGAGGACGTCGATCCGCTCGAACAGCGCCTCCGCGAGCTGCTTGCGGCCCGCGCCCTCGGCCTCCTCCCACAGTCGCGCCAGGTCACCGAGGTAGGCGGCCGCCTCGGTCGCGGTCGGGACGTCGGCGTTCGTCGCCTGCGCCGCGCGCTCGTCGTGGTCGAGCCGCCGCATCGTCGCACTGAGGGCGACCTCGTCGCGGTCGCGCCGATAGCGGGCCAGCGCGCTGTCGCGGTCGTGCTCGATCCGGGCGAGGGCCACTGGATCGGGTCCCGCCTCGTCGGCCGCGAGACCGGCGACGACAGCGGCGACGAGGCCGGCGTTCGCGCTCACGTGACCGAGGGCCTGGGCAACGATCCCCTCGAACGCCGCGGCGGGATAGCTCACCCCCTTGTGGCGATGATCGGTCGCGTGGCGGAACGCCCGCGGTGGTGGTGCCTTCGCGGCGAGCCAGGTCGGGCAGGCGAAGGTGTGGCGGTAGCGGTTCTGCTGGCCGATGATGTGGCGGCCACAGGCGGCGCAGTACAACATCGAGAGGGCATACGTCCGCCAGCGGGTCGAGCGCCCCGGATGGCGGCGGGAGAAGCGGCCCCGGGCGAGCGCGACGCGGCCCCACAACCCTGGCTCGATGACCGGCGGCACCCGGGTCGGGGTGCCATCGCGCAGCTCGCCCTTGTAGAGCGGGTTGGTGAGGATGCCGCGGGCGGTGTAGAAGGGCAGGCCGACCTGCTTCGCGACCTGCGCATCGGTGAGCCCCTCCGCCGCGGCGACGAAGCAGGCCCGGACCCGCGCCAGATCGGCGGGGATCGGCTCGAGGAGCGGCGGCCGTCCCGCGCGGCTGTACCCGAACGGCGGCTGACCACCGGGCTCGCCGAGGCGGCGCCGCTTCGCGGCGAGGCCCTCGCTGATCCGGCGGCCGAGCTTGCGGCTGTAGGACTCCGCCTCATGGGCCTCGCGGACGAAGTCGTCCCAGCGATCGGCATCGGAGGAGAGGATCCGCTCGTCGGCGAAGAGGACCGCGACCCCGGCAGCATGGAGCTCATCGACCGCGATGAGGGTCTGCTTGAGGTTGCGCGCGAAGCGACTGACGTAGCCGACGACGAGGATGTCGAAGGACCCTGCCCGGGCGGCGTCGAGCATCGCCGCGAACTCCGGGCGGAGGTGGACGGTCCGCCCCGAGGCGGCGGTCTGCCAGGCGATCCCGCTGTCAATGAGCCCGTACCGCTCGATCATCCGGTCGGCCTGTTCCGCCTGGGCCGCGGGTCCCCAGTTGTCGTACTGGCCGGCGGTCGACTCGCGGACCCAGCGGGCGGCCCGCCGGCCGCGGAGGTCGTCGGGCGAGGCGGGCAGTCGATGGAGCATGGTGGGTGTCATACCTCGCTTCGTCCGATCAGTCCAGCGCCGTCCCGGCGAGGCGCCGGGCGTGGGCCTGCCGGATGCAGCTCACGAGCGCCCGGACGAGCGGATCGCCGGGACCGAGTCCACCGCCGACGGCGGCCGGGATGGCATCCGGCGCGGGGCCACTGCGCGGCCGGTGGGGGCGGCTCGATCGATCGCTCGGTATGGTGCTCATGGACGACACGATCGGCGGGCCAGTAGACTTGCGTCGAATTCGTGGAGAACCCGTGGAAGAGCGACGACCAGCGACCGATGCGGCCCTCGCCACCGGCGGGTGGGTGGTGGGCGAGACCTACGTCGTCCGAGATGCGATCGAGCGGCTCGATCTCCGCGGCCAGGCCGGGCGCCCGCTGCAGGGTCGAGCGGTCTGGGCCG
This region includes:
- a CDS encoding AAA family ATPase — protein: MPTASESKRPTADELHLLQLVFDRFHATGVWPHVSELQLELDRAKDRLDVVAVGEDLDPGLGAVQWGPHGEVSLTLHGIALCAGEAEELSDTLAVVQFAYQLYLEAGIGAEIRSEELAARFGMSDLRLRRVHLIIQRLPGLGGGGGIEGGPWRRQVDLGIRRFADVTKVDDLLRHSPRIRRPSVSGQGTRNGVTNARTSRRTSARQHRPRKGSSSPSDGGRSSLPQSQLDSGETSSQRKPTLLQIQARNFRSLDEVVVDLGQLTVLVGPNGSGKSNFVDCLSFVTDSVTSTLARAVQVRGGIDGVRRRSAGHPTNMGIRLDLRLTGRRIASYAFEIAARSQGDFVVKRETCRIATEGVISAAYDLREGEFKEAPSGVRPRIAPDRLALTVLSATEEFRDVYDFIAGMRFYSLVPDHIRALQDPDTGLSLKKDGSNAASVLREVKARNTEDYERLCRLLGKVVPGTTSVEYERVGSKETLQFRQQIGTQYPWTFPPLNMSDGTLRVFGLLLAIYQQPPPPFVAVEEPESTVHPGALDVLLDAFLEGQQRSQVLITTHSPDLLDSPKIADEQIRVVTATAGRTSISPVSAASRAAVRRGLYSAGELLRANSLDPDLAASVHLNAELDLFGRPAHD
- a CDS encoding lamin tail domain-containing protein, with product MVRARRLVCSLVLLVALLAGTTIGGTGRGAEDAAPAAAVGWPPASLLIAEVVTGGSSASDEYVELTNAGSVAVDLEGLEVVYATSSGATVTRKVSWSASRPLAPGQHLLVANVLGVFAASADATYSGGIAATGGAIVIRPVGGTPIDAVGWGDATNAFVEGTAAPAPPARSSIERGPGGAAGNGEDTNDNASDLAIQAAPVAQNLAAPPAPSDAPSPTPSPTPTPTSQPTPTPTPEPTPIPTPTPTPTPTPAPTPEPTPTPAPTPTPTPTPTPTPQHTPTPTPTPTPTPTPSISSIAVARTLPDGSSVIIEGVLTTELGVLESGRTAFIQDSTGGMAIYLDTAAGPGVAAGTVLRIGGSIDDRYGQRTLRASFDPSAVVGSAALPDPIVLASGTVSESVEGRRATVTGIVLEAPSTLADGTGLLIDDGSGSVRVVVTPAAVGGLTVGRGSSVTVRGPIGQRDSSGTGASGYRVYGTLPGDLLVAEPTPTPTPEPTPTPSPTPEPTPTATPEPTPTPSPTPEPTPTPTPAPTPTATPAPTPTATPAPTPAPTDPVQAIADARALAVGTQVRVRGVVTAETRRLGSLRLFSIADASGAIVVRSPDGAAGLVRGSLVEVVGRTAAPYGQLEVRPTSAGLLVLGSSPPPLPLSITSLDLGESVEARLVVLVATIDSGPRRVSGGGLSLAVLDPVSGRRVLVMADASSGIGTADLPKGASVRLTGIVGQRASRTGRLDGYRIWLRDRADVALLGSAPSATPSPAASRPTIAIVDALLAAGSPVRIQGTVTAAGRLLDSKGLVVVIQDASAAVAIRLPAGASALAVGAKVRVDGAIGRAYGAPRFTATSVTDLGVGVPVTPLLLAASPGAAHEWRLVRATGVLVDVRRAGDTWRADLLVGSARIAIAGIDAAGIPASVLIEGHRASIVGVVRRPYPSARDRRFAVMPRSIRDVVVSVAGGSASFGRGTGRDRPGSGTPGSDGATPPTAAAVVPEPLDVDVSTLTDHLDEMVRIGGIVVAVGSERGTIRLDDGTGIGDVALTGEAAMYLSILAPGDALDAIGRVEAGPRLRVTAAAGIVRVDDLGTGDPSGSSSAALAPDDRVDPNGPLPPTEGKPVTTAGLGEARGLGDTAPAGLGALVLVVVAAIGAVVLRRRHLRRTRARRIAIRLETVVAAPPTTPMAWRSADGAVSPERDPRSVQVDARSSAGLSSAEFRAREAHR
- a CDS encoding DUF4276 family protein, giving the protein MVTIVEGHGDAEAVPVLVRKLLRERGLYPRMKAIRVKRQRVVKPDELEKAIELALLQPGCASILIVLDADEDCPAELGPSLQARAQAVGRGMPVGVVLANQEFESWILGGIEGLRGLRGIGAAATPAPDPDSIASPKGRLDREMGARSYLETDDQAAFAELLNVEAAIARSRSFRKLVNELAKLMPSIEA
- a CDS encoding recombinase family protein, whose product is MLHRLPASPDDLRGRRAARWVRESTAGQYDNWGPAAQAEQADRMIERYGLIDSGIAWQTAASGRTVHLRPEFAAMLDAARAGSFDILVVGYVSRFARNLKQTLIAVDELHAAGVAVLFADERILSSDADRWDDFVREAHEAESYSRKLGRRISEGLAAKRRRLGEPGGQPPFGYSRAGRPPLLEPIPADLARVRACFVAAAEGLTDAQVAKQVGLPFYTARGILTNPLYKGELRDGTPTRVPPVIEPGLWGRVALARGRFSRRHPGRSTRWRTYALSMLYCAACGRHIIGQQNRYRHTFACPTWLAAKAPPPRAFRHATDHRHKGVSYPAAAFEGIVAQALGHVSANAGLVAAVVAGLAADEAGPDPVALARIEHDRDSALARYRRDRDEVALSATMRRLDHDERAAQATNADVPTATEAAAYLGDLARLWEEAEGAGRKQLAEALFERIDVLGTRTVQLHPSASAQAQGWAAAWNGARLVVMVGARGLEPPGSTPRIVVPEWVAAFLAT
- a CDS encoding MFS transporter; the encoded protein is MTPSSSARHLPALASPAFRILLVGVFVSNVGTWMQVTALGWLVLRLTGSAGSLGLAAFAGSAPALLLTLYAGALADRVDQRRILLWTQVALALFAGLLAVLVQADAILFWHVLVLAVLAGIANALASPAFQAIVPGMVDRSALGNAIALNSAQFNLARIVGPAVAGILIGVVGEAASFWLNAASFGAVIVALLAIRMPTQAAITHDQAGFWSNLGEGIDYVRERRQLVALLLLAAAPAVLILPYLALLPIFAADLGIGAAGLGLLTASIGIGALVGAIGVALLRRDGASGRTVAVGLTLMALTVAVFAVSRNLLVTCGALAILGASQVAYYTGTNTLVQLLSPARLRGRILSFYVLTSIGVSPLGSLVAGGVAEVIGAPLTLVAGGGLTIIALGVVLAWYPDLWRLRVAAVETPEGALRPVTEADRPPDR